A single region of the candidate division WOR-3 bacterium genome encodes:
- the pstA gene encoding phosphate ABC transporter permease PstA encodes MTIRIGPRTSQLIAYTALLVCTVLVITILIFIIGFVLRHGLAAITWEFLTQPTKAMGREGGVFPSIIGTLMVTLVAIAIATPLGVGSALYLTEYTKGGWIRRIISFGADCLAGVPSIIFGLFGFIFFVITLKLGWSILSGGLTLAVMILPTIIRTSEEAIKAVPKAYREISYSLGVGKIDTILRIVLPTAFPGIATGIILGIGRAVSETAAVIFTAGSSLNMPTSILSSTRTLAVHFYILAREGISMQNAYGTAAVLVISILIINFIAYRLMHRFIARYY; translated from the coding sequence ATGACCATCAGGATCGGACCCCGTACTAGTCAGTTAATTGCTTACACCGCTCTTCTGGTGTGCACTGTATTGGTGATAACAATTTTGATTTTCATCATTGGTTTTGTATTAAGACACGGACTGGCAGCGATAACCTGGGAGTTTTTAACGCAGCCCACTAAGGCAATGGGACGGGAAGGAGGTGTGTTTCCTTCCATAATCGGGACATTGATGGTGACTCTGGTAGCGATCGCTATCGCCACCCCTTTAGGTGTTGGGAGTGCCTTGTATTTGACCGAATACACCAAAGGCGGATGGATAAGGCGTATCATCAGTTTTGGTGCAGACTGCCTTGCTGGAGTTCCTTCCATAATCTTCGGGCTTTTTGGGTTTATCTTCTTTGTGATCACACTCAAACTGGGCTGGAGTATCTTATCCGGAGGTTTGACCCTGGCGGTGATGATCCTCCCCACAATCATAAGGACATCTGAGGAAGCAATCAAGGCCGTGCCCAAGGCTTATCGGGAAATAAGTTATTCGTTAGGGGTGGGTAAAATTGATACCATCTTAAGGATTGTTTTACCAACGGCATTCCCTGGGATTGCAACCGGTATAATATTAGGGATAGGTCGGGCAGTGAGCGAGACAGCCGCAGTTATCTTCACTGCTGGTTCCTCATTGAATATGCCCACAAGCATCCTTTCATCTACCCGGACCCTCGCAGTTCACTTCTATATCCTTGCCCGTGAAGGTATATCCATGCAGAATGCCTATGGCACTGCCGCGGTACTTGTCATAAGCATTTTGATCATAAACTTCATCGCTTATCGGCTGATGCACCGATTTATTGCCCGATATTATTGA
- the xerA gene encoding site-specific tyrosine recombinase/integron integrase — MDLQYLKSKLVDFIDYLRKERNYSEHTLRNYRIDITQFLNYLQEKGIEKFDRNEIVQYLTFLLKYGFDTRTAARRLSAIRTFFKTLKKLNLIANNPLVGIKTPKIKKHLPGFLTYEQIKRGLEIDNPRDKAILEVLYSCGLRAQELVGLNLEDVDFDREEVKIRGKGKKERIVPLGRMAKQSILRYLPMRSEQKKPNSPPALFLNHRGGRLTTRSLQRIVNKHLKRLADASGTNPHILRHSFATHLLENGADLRAVQELLGHASLSTVQIYTHLTTEHLKKIYRLKHPRAE; from the coding sequence ATGGATTTACAATATCTGAAGAGTAAGCTTGTTGATTTTATTGACTATTTAAGAAAGGAGAGAAACTATTCAGAACATACTCTGCGTAATTACCGCATTGATATTACACAGTTTTTGAATTATTTGCAAGAAAAGGGGATTGAAAAATTTGACAGAAACGAAATTGTCCAATATTTGACCTTTCTTTTAAAATATGGATTTGATACCCGCACGGCGGCAAGACGCTTATCGGCAATAAGGACCTTCTTCAAGACCTTAAAGAAACTCAACTTGATTGCAAATAATCCATTAGTGGGTATAAAAACGCCGAAAATTAAAAAACACCTACCAGGATTTCTTACCTATGAGCAGATAAAAAGGGGATTGGAGATTGACAATCCAAGGGATAAGGCGATTCTGGAGGTATTATATTCCTGTGGACTCCGTGCCCAGGAACTGGTTGGATTAAATCTTGAGGATGTGGATTTCGATCGTGAGGAGGTAAAAATCAGAGGGAAAGGGAAGAAAGAGAGAATTGTTCCCTTGGGTCGGATGGCAAAACAGTCAATTTTGCGCTATCTGCCCATGCGTAGTGAACAGAAAAAACCCAATAGTCCTCCGGCACTTTTTTTGAATCATCGGGGAGGACGGCTCACCACCCGTTCATTGCAGCGCATAGTCAATAAACATTTGAAGCGTCTCGCTGATGCCTCAGGCACCAATCCCCATATCCTCCGTCACAGTTTTGCGACACATCTTTTGGAAAATGGGGCGGATTTGAGGGCGGTCCAGGAATTGCTTGGGCATGCTTCTTTATCCACTGTTCAGATCTATACTCATCTCACGACCGAACACCTCAAAAAGATTTATCGGCTGAAACATCCCCGGGCAGAATGA
- a CDS encoding phosphate ABC transporter ATP-binding protein, with protein sequence MTEPKIEIDNFNLYYGTFHALKNINLKIYPNEILAVIGPANSGKSSLLRAINRLVELDGAISQGTIKIDGVKHTEIPVNELRRRIGMIFATPVVLPGTIYKNITYGPKMHNKYTRKELDELVYFSLTSAGLWEEVKDRLWDSASCLSGGQQQRLCIARTIALQPEVIMMDEPCSGLDPISTAKIEKTMLDLKEKFTFILVTNNTKQAARVSTRTAFFLNGELIEVGPTEQIFTAPKDKRTNDYIIGRFG encoded by the coding sequence ATGACTGAGCCCAAAATTGAGATAGACAATTTTAACCTTTACTACGGAACTTTCCATGCCCTGAAAAACATCAATCTCAAAATCTATCCCAATGAAATACTTGCAGTTATCGGTCCGGCGAACTCCGGCAAAAGTTCACTATTGCGGGCAATCAACCGCCTTGTGGAACTCGATGGTGCTATCTCTCAGGGTACAATAAAGATTGATGGTGTCAAACATACCGAAATCCCAGTAAATGAATTGCGCCGAAGGATTGGAATGATATTTGCGACACCCGTGGTCTTGCCGGGTACGATTTATAAAAATATCACCTATGGACCGAAGATGCATAACAAATACACCCGGAAGGAACTTGATGAACTGGTCTACTTCTCTCTTACCTCTGCTGGACTTTGGGAGGAGGTGAAAGACCGTTTATGGGATTCCGCCTCATGCCTCTCCGGCGGTCAACAACAGAGATTGTGCATCGCCCGGACTATCGCCCTCCAACCCGAGGTAATCATGATGGACGAACCCTGCTCTGGTTTAGACCCTATATCCACCGCCAAGATTGAAAAGACGATGTTGGATTTAAAAGAAAAATTTACCTTTATTCTTGTGACGAATAATACAAAGCAGGCGGCTCGGGTGAGTACTCGCACCGCTTTCTTTCTCAACGGGGAACTTATTGAAGTCGGTCCCACGGAACAGATCTTCACTGCCCCTAAAGACAAACGCACCAATGATTATATCATCGGGAGGTTTGGATGA
- the pstC gene encoding phosphate ABC transporter permease subunit PstC codes for MKEQLSEKFLLIISFSAIVSLLLITIFIFAQGMPLIFKAGFKNFFSAHWAPTKGNFGILSMIIGSLFVTIGALLIGVPLGLACAIFLAEFSPPVTQKILKPVIELLAGIPSVVYGFIGIVILVPLVRNLFGGSGFSVLTSALVLGIMILPTIVSISYDSILAVPQTYREGSYALGATKWQTVCMVLFPAARSGIIASIILGMGRAVGETMAVIMIAGNALRIPHSILDPVRTLTSTIALELGYSTGDHRLALFACGSILFIIIIILNVIAISIAKRE; via the coding sequence ATGAAGGAACAATTATCGGAAAAATTTTTGCTCATTATCTCATTCTCTGCGATCGTCTCCCTTTTATTGATTACGATATTTATCTTTGCCCAGGGTATGCCGTTGATCTTTAAGGCCGGCTTTAAAAATTTCTTTTCTGCGCATTGGGCACCGACCAAAGGTAATTTCGGTATTCTTTCCATGATCATCGGCTCTTTGTTTGTTACAATTGGAGCCCTCCTCATCGGTGTGCCCCTTGGTTTAGCCTGTGCGATCTTCCTCGCTGAATTCTCACCGCCAGTGACCCAGAAGATATTAAAACCAGTGATTGAACTTCTTGCCGGGATACCCTCGGTGGTGTATGGCTTTATTGGGATTGTAATCCTCGTGCCCCTGGTAAGAAATCTTTTTGGTGGTTCAGGTTTTTCCGTCCTTACCTCAGCCCTGGTTCTGGGTATAATGATACTACCCACTATTGTCAGCATTTCCTATGATTCAATCCTTGCCGTTCCCCAGACCTATCGGGAAGGTTCTTATGCCCTTGGTGCGACCAAATGGCAAACCGTCTGTATGGTTTTATTTCCAGCCGCGCGCTCGGGCATAATCGCCTCCATCATCCTGGGCATGGGAAGGGCAGTGGGTGAAACGATGGCGGTGATCATGATCGCAGGCAATGCCTTAAGGATTCCGCATTCCATTCTCGACCCTGTCCGAACCTTGACTTCCACAATCGCCCTGGAACTTGGTTATTCAACCGGAGATCATCGTTTGGCCCTCTTTGCCTGCGGTTCAATTCTATTTATCATCATCATTATATTGAATGTCATCGCCATCAGCATCGCCAAACGAGAATGA
- the pstB gene encoding phosphate ABC transporter ATP-binding protein PstB, with protein MIIKTINLNLFYGKFQALKNINLEIKENRITALIGPSGCGKSTLLRVFNRMNDLIPHVKITGSVIVDNEDIYSPLCDLIFLRKKVGMVFQRPNAFPLSIFDNVAYGPRVWGITNKNILEGIVERSLRAVGMFDEVKDILKKSALTLSLERQQRLCIARLLAVEPEILLMDEPCSALDPIATARIEELLVELKKNYTIVIVTHNMQQAARIADDVGFMLLGELVEFDKATKIFTNPADVRTFNYISGRFG; from the coding sequence ATGATTATCAAAACGATCAATCTTAATCTTTTTTATGGGAAATTCCAGGCATTAAAGAATATCAATCTCGAAATAAAAGAAAATCGGATAACTGCCCTCATCGGTCCATCGGGGTGTGGCAAAAGCACACTTCTGCGCGTCTTTAACCGAATGAACGATCTCATCCCGCATGTAAAAATCACTGGGAGTGTCATAGTTGATAACGAGGATATCTATTCACCACTGTGTGATTTAATTTTCTTAAGGAAAAAGGTGGGCATGGTTTTCCAGCGCCCCAATGCCTTTCCCCTCTCTATATTTGATAATGTCGCCTATGGACCACGGGTCTGGGGTATAACAAATAAAAATATCCTTGAAGGAATCGTGGAAAGGTCGCTCCGGGCGGTGGGAATGTTTGACGAGGTAAAAGACATATTAAAAAAATCTGCCCTTACCCTTTCCCTGGAAAGACAACAGCGGCTCTGTATCGCCCGACTTCTGGCAGTGGAACCAGAAATCCTGTTGATGGATGAACCCTGCTCTGCCCTGGACCCGATTGCCACTGCTCGGATCGAAGAATTGCTGGTGGAATTAAAGAAAAATTATACCATTGTCATTGTCACCCACAACATGCAGCAGGCCGCAAGGATTGCGGATGATGTAGGATTTATGCTGCTGGGTGAACTGGTTGAGTTTGATAAAGCAACGAAAATCTTCACTAACCCTGCTGATGTGCGGACCTTCAATTACATCAGCGGCAGGTTCGGATAA
- the phoU gene encoding phosphate signaling complex protein PhoU, with protein MGSYFDEELKTLKNEVLAMATLVEESISKSLEALKKRDLKLAREIREIDRRIDKMEIAIEEKCIELIARHQPVGSDLRFLIGVIKMNNDLERMGDHAVNIADCVTFLVDQPRIKPVTNIWTMAKIVNEMLKESVESFVTNDAVRAQKVCERDSTVDEMRNEVIRIMLTYMLEEPDKIGAAIQYFLVAKNLERIADLSTNICEDTIYISQARIIKHHIEEERKQQA; from the coding sequence ATGGGTAGCTATTTTGACGAAGAATTGAAGACTTTAAAAAATGAAGTCCTCGCCATGGCCACCCTTGTTGAAGAATCAATAAGCAAATCGCTGGAGGCCTTAAAAAAACGCGACCTTAAACTTGCCCGGGAAATCCGGGAGATTGATCGGCGCATTGATAAAATGGAGATTGCGATTGAGGAAAAATGTATTGAATTGATTGCCCGACACCAGCCGGTAGGCTCGGATTTGCGTTTTTTGATCGGCGTAATCAAAATGAATAATGACCTGGAACGGATGGGCGACCATGCGGTGAATATCGCTGACTGTGTAACCTTTCTTGTAGACCAACCACGGATAAAACCGGTCACCAATATCTGGACAATGGCAAAAATCGTCAACGAAATGTTAAAAGAGAGCGTGGAGAGTTTTGTCACCAATGATGCGGTGCGCGCCCAGAAGGTCTGTGAAAGGGACAGCACAGTGGATGAGATGCGCAACGAGGTAATCCGGATAATGTTGACTTACATGTTGGAAGAACCGGATAAGATCGGTGCTGCCATCCAGTATTTTCTAGTGGCAAAAAATCTGGAACGCATCGCTGACCTTTCGACCAATATCTGCGAGGATACCATCTATATCAGTCAGGCACGAATCATCAAACACCACATTGAAGAAGAGAGAAAACAACAGGCATAA
- a CDS encoding radical SAM protein — protein MRALLVNPWIYDFKAFDFWNKPVGLLIVADILKKAGFEIDFIDCLDRASPYFRTETKTDIFGRGKYHYEVVEKPRLYKDIPRKYKRYGIPEESFREIIKKVKPPDLILVTSSMTYWYLGVVNAIRILKEHFPKIPVVLGGLYATLCKDHAQRHSGADWVIVGDAETGLPKFLKEHGYLKKEIENNTPMPDFSIYGKLNYGVVITSRGCPFGCTYCATKVLSPRFFYYDNNLIIKQIRYFATRTNNLAFFDDALLCNPHFPELLQMIIKEKLRLNLHSSNGLHCRFITEPIGRLMFQAHFQTMYLSLETINPEVQIRTGNKVNTDEFLKAVKILIGVGFSPQQIHVYLLYGMPGQSPEEVIDGIRLCHSLGIHPHLCEFSPIPFTEEFSKTGFTLQTDPLYHNNHFFTWYYPEPKFELYRVVKKALSSKK, from the coding sequence ATGCGTGCCTTACTCGTCAATCCCTGGATATACGATTTTAAAGCATTTGACTTCTGGAATAAACCAGTAGGACTCCTAATCGTTGCTGACATTTTAAAAAAGGCTGGATTTGAAATTGACTTTATTGATTGTCTGGACCGGGCAAGCCCTTATTTTAGAACCGAAACCAAAACCGATATCTTCGGGCGCGGGAAGTATCATTATGAGGTTGTGGAGAAACCGCGGCTCTATAAAGACATTCCCCGGAAATACAAACGCTATGGAATACCTGAAGAATCATTCCGAGAAATCATAAAAAAAGTCAAGCCGCCAGATTTGATATTGGTCACCTCTTCAATGACCTATTGGTATCTCGGGGTTGTTAATGCGATAAGAATTCTTAAAGAACATTTTCCTAAAATACCAGTGGTGCTTGGAGGATTGTATGCTACACTCTGTAAAGATCATGCCCAAAGGCACTCAGGTGCGGACTGGGTTATAGTTGGAGATGCGGAAACAGGACTACCTAAATTCCTGAAAGAACATGGTTATTTAAAAAAAGAAATAGAAAATAATACCCCAATGCCTGATTTCTCAATCTACGGGAAGCTAAACTATGGAGTCGTCATTACCTCACGGGGTTGTCCTTTTGGTTGTACTTATTGTGCTACAAAAGTTCTTTCACCCCGCTTCTTTTACTATGACAATAACCTAATAATCAAGCAGATCAGATATTTCGCTACCCGCACTAATAATTTAGCTTTTTTTGATGATGCCTTGCTCTGCAATCCGCATTTTCCGGAATTATTACAGATGATTATAAAAGAAAAACTTCGTCTCAATCTTCACAGTTCAAATGGTTTACATTGCCGATTTATTACTGAACCAATTGGTAGATTGATGTTCCAAGCCCATTTCCAGACGATGTATCTGAGTTTAGAAACCATCAATCCCGAGGTTCAGATCAGAACCGGGAATAAAGTGAACACCGACGAATTTTTAAAGGCGGTAAAAATACTTATCGGAGTAGGTTTTTCCCCTCAACAAATTCATGTCTATCTCCTTTACGGCATGCCCGGGCAATCCCCTGAAGAGGTTATTGATGGAATAAGATTATGCCACAGTTTAGGGATTCATCCCCACTTATGCGAGTTCTCGCCCATACCTTTTACCGAGGAATTTTCTAAGACTGGTTTTACCCTCCAGACCGACCCTCTTTATCATAATAATCATTTCTTCACCTGGTATTATCCAGAACCCAAATTTGAACTTTATCGGGTGGTAAAAAAAGCACTTTCCAGTAAAAAATAG
- the amrS gene encoding AmmeMemoRadiSam system radical SAM enzyme, whose protein sequence is MVFFEKTLSRRQFLKMGGRFLLGGLFFSDLLKKLIGKELEIKTGLILPKPARYYEKLPNKIVKCHLCPRMCIVPQGKKGFCRARKNIDGDYYTLVYSNPCAVHIDPIEKKPLFHFLPGTTALSLATAGCNFTCKNCQNWDISQASPEETDNIEISPQKMVELALQYKTPTIAYTYTEPSVFYEYMLDIAKLARDHGILNIYHSNGYLNQEPLEELIKYLDGANVDLKGFSEDFYKDITGGTLQPVLDTLKTLKKNGVWLEITNLIIPTKNDDEKMIKQMCEWIRDELGREVPIHFSRFYPQYKLQNIPPTPIETLQKAAKIAQKVGLHYVYIGNVPGIKEENTYCPKCRKILIERKGYRILQVNIKKGKCQFCKTQIPGHWQ, encoded by the coding sequence ATGGTCTTTTTCGAAAAGACATTGAGCCGGCGCCAGTTTCTTAAGATGGGGGGGAGGTTTCTACTCGGTGGTCTATTTTTCTCGGATTTGTTAAAAAAATTGATTGGCAAGGAACTGGAGATTAAAACTGGTTTGATTCTACCAAAGCCCGCCCGATATTATGAAAAACTACCGAACAAAATTGTAAAATGTCATTTGTGCCCCCGCATGTGTATCGTGCCTCAAGGTAAAAAGGGGTTCTGTCGAGCCCGAAAGAACATTGATGGAGATTATTATACCCTCGTCTACTCCAACCCCTGTGCGGTTCATATTGATCCGATTGAGAAAAAACCATTGTTTCATTTTTTGCCCGGCACGACGGCACTTTCTTTGGCAACTGCCGGTTGTAATTTTACATGTAAAAATTGCCAGAACTGGGATATATCACAGGCGAGTCCTGAGGAGACCGATAACATTGAAATTTCACCGCAAAAGATGGTGGAACTTGCGCTCCAGTACAAGACTCCAACAATCGCTTATACTTACACTGAGCCTTCGGTCTTTTATGAATATATGTTGGATATTGCCAAATTAGCCCGCGACCACGGTATCCTTAATATCTATCATTCCAACGGATATCTCAATCAAGAGCCATTGGAAGAATTGATCAAATATTTGGATGGTGCCAATGTGGATTTAAAGGGATTCAGTGAGGATTTCTATAAAGATATCACGGGTGGCACACTACAACCTGTGCTTGATACATTAAAGACACTCAAAAAGAATGGGGTTTGGCTTGAGATTACGAATTTGATCATTCCCACCAAGAATGACGATGAAAAGATGATAAAACAAATGTGCGAATGGATAAGGGATGAGCTGGGAAGAGAAGTACCAATCCATTTTTCTCGATTTTATCCCCAATATAAATTACAGAACATTCCGCCGACGCCGATTGAGACCCTACAGAAGGCGGCAAAGATTGCCCAAAAGGTCGGTTTGCATTATGTATATATTGGGAATGTACCGGGAATAAAAGAAGAAAATACCTATTGCCCTAAATGCCGGAAGATACTAATCGAAAGGAAGGGTTATCGCATTTTACAGGTTAATATCAAAAAGGGGAAGTGCCAATTCTGTAAAACGCAAATTCCTGGCCACTGGCAGTAA
- a CDS encoding tetratricopeptide repeat protein, translating to MSPWSSFLLPFLIYQTPSVVEDSALFYQGVDAYQNGEFNRALECWQSLVQIYPASKYTLPSITGIGDVYFQLQKYRTALRTYQQAKGRATDEKLKAELDLKIYECAYHLGKYPTLEDALENFLSEHQDTTRTGGIVAPTMLRLARIYVNQKEFYSARALLQRLLQTYPETPVINEATALLAQVNKLLGDVDAYKKTLQMIIDRKDTTQFYALALVDLANLYQEEQRYDSALACWTKLHAIEDFQDRALKEISAIYYRMGFRDEAILLLQTLLRDFPTSPFIDEAYELLLRIFKEQGDYLQAKELLLDQLKRAPEQPEKLLELGEIGLELKDYKLALDCYLRASQAFKERRDDSARALLLAGDVAQIIGDTASARHYYQNAKMIALSPEIKNCAAEKIMQIR from the coding sequence ATGTCCCCCTGGAGTAGTTTTTTACTACCATTCCTCATCTACCAAACTCCATCCGTTGTAGAAGATTCCGCGCTCTTTTATCAAGGCGTTGATGCCTACCAGAATGGCGAATTCAATCGGGCACTTGAGTGCTGGCAGAGCCTGGTTCAGATTTATCCCGCTTCTAAATATACACTTCCTAGTATCACAGGTATTGGTGATGTTTATTTTCAATTGCAAAAATACCGGACCGCCTTAAGGACTTATCAGCAGGCAAAAGGAAGGGCCACAGATGAGAAATTAAAAGCCGAACTCGACTTGAAGATTTATGAATGTGCGTATCATCTGGGAAAATATCCAACCCTGGAAGATGCCCTTGAAAATTTTCTCAGTGAGCATCAGGATACCACTCGTACTGGAGGAATTGTCGCTCCCACAATGCTCCGTTTGGCGCGTATCTATGTTAACCAGAAGGAATTTTATTCCGCCCGTGCTCTCCTGCAGCGCTTGCTCCAGACCTATCCGGAAACACCGGTAATAAATGAAGCAACCGCTCTGCTCGCCCAAGTGAATAAATTGCTCGGTGATGTGGATGCGTATAAAAAGACTTTGCAGATGATCATTGACCGTAAAGATACCACGCAATTTTATGCCCTGGCACTTGTGGATCTGGCAAATCTATATCAGGAAGAACAACGCTATGATTCAGCCCTTGCCTGCTGGACGAAATTGCATGCCATTGAAGATTTTCAGGATCGGGCGTTGAAAGAGATTTCCGCAATATACTACCGCATGGGATTTAGAGATGAGGCAATCTTATTGCTCCAGACCTTGCTCCGGGATTTCCCTACCTCGCCATTTATTGACGAGGCGTATGAACTCCTGCTCAGGATTTTTAAAGAGCAGGGTGATTATCTCCAAGCGAAAGAACTACTTCTTGATCAACTGAAAAGAGCACCGGAGCAACCGGAGAAATTACTGGAACTGGGGGAAATCGGTTTAGAGTTAAAAGATTATAAGCTGGCATTGGATTGTTATCTCCGGGCAAGCCAGGCTTTTAAAGAAAGACGGGATGATTCAGCCCGGGCTTTGCTTTTAGCTGGTGATGTGGCGCAGATAATCGGTGATACAGCAAGCGCCCGCCACTATTATCAGAATGCAAAGATGATCGCCCTTTCCCCGGAGATTAAAAACTGCGCCGCGGAAAAGATTATGCAAATCCGTTGA
- a CDS encoding phosphate ABC transporter substrate-binding protein translates to MHRQFALLILVFFSCSNRTGDIVIAGSTSVQPFIEKLAEEFMAKKPHVKINVQGGGSTAGIQAVFNRTCAIGTSSRHLHPEEQGLHQFVMAIDGIAIVVHPSNPVSNLSHEQLRDIFAGKITNWKEVGGRNEKIFAVTREEGSGTRGAFEELIMHETAISDACLVQDSNGAIREIVATTPQAIGYISAGLVDHRVKALAIDSVSPTMENYKNGHYKFIRPFLLLTLEEPKGLIKEFIDYVLSEEAQEILRREGLIPINFIK, encoded by the coding sequence GTGCATCGGCAGTTTGCGCTTTTAATCCTGGTATTTTTCAGTTGTAGCAATAGAACAGGTGATATCGTCATCGCCGGTTCGACATCGGTTCAACCCTTCATTGAGAAACTTGCCGAGGAGTTTATGGCAAAAAAACCTCATGTCAAAATCAATGTCCAGGGTGGTGGTTCTACAGCCGGGATTCAAGCGGTGTTTAATCGTACCTGCGCCATCGGCACCTCATCACGCCATCTTCATCCTGAGGAACAAGGACTACATCAGTTCGTCATGGCGATCGATGGCATTGCCATCGTCGTCCATCCTTCCAACCCTGTCTCCAATCTCAGTCATGAGCAGTTGCGAGATATTTTTGCAGGAAAGATTACCAACTGGAAAGAAGTCGGTGGCCGTAACGAAAAGATCTTTGCTGTCACCCGTGAAGAAGGCTCAGGCACCCGGGGTGCTTTTGAAGAATTGATTATGCACGAAACCGCAATCAGTGATGCCTGTCTGGTCCAGGATTCCAACGGTGCGATAAGGGAAATAGTCGCCACCACCCCTCAGGCAATTGGCTATATCTCGGCAGGACTTGTCGACCACCGAGTAAAAGCCCTCGCCATTGATAGTGTCTCCCCTACTATGGAAAATTATAAAAATGGTCACTATAAATTTATAAGACCCTTTTTATTGCTCACCCTTGAAGAACCGAAGGGATTGATAAAAGAATTTATCGATTATGTCCTTTCTGAGGAAGCCCAGGAAATATTAAGGCGTGAAGGTTTGATTCCGATAAATTTTATTAAATGA